Part of the Candoia aspera isolate rCanAsp1 chromosome 1, rCanAsp1.hap2, whole genome shotgun sequence genome, ttgacgaccgacaggaagctctggcgtgggctggtccatgaagtcacgaagagttgggagcaactaaatgaataaacaacaaaactatgTATTCTCACGTGCTAATCCATAATAATTTAACATGGTTTTCTTAAATCAATTTTGAGAGTTTAACCATTTGCACTACACGGCAGGCTGAAATCCTGTTGTGGTTCAGAGTATTGTGCAGTTTCTTCCTAGAAACTTCCTATCTGGCATCTTGCTGTTTTTTTATGCCATTCAAAGAAATTTTCTCTACTACCTccattttccttattttaaaatctattttaggtAGACCATTTGTATGGTGTTTTTattgatcttttaaaaattttattctaTTGGTTATTCTATtataatcatttttattgtaagccagtTTGGTACCTTGTATATACGTAAGGTGCAATGGATGCGAGTCTCAGGGAGTGAAGAGACAAGTAAAATGAGGGTTTGCTCCTATTAACTAGGTCTCTGAGCATATTTACCAAAAGCCATCTAAATGGAACGCTCCAAAAAGTGCTAGTAAAACTTGGTAGAAATCAGAACACTGAAATGTAGTCTTCTTTGCCATGCTGTTGTATTTCCAACACTTGAAGGTCCCCTGCTGATACTGGTTGAAGATTCTAGAGAGGTTTTCATAACATTTTCTCTTGATGTCCTCTATTTGCATTTCTGAATTGCTGCTTCTGCAAGCAGAAAGATGTTTTATGTTCCTCACCTTGTTGCAATGCAGTGGTTTCACTCCTGTTGGTGTGAGTCACtaaggttttttcccccacaaaggaggagagCTCTGTGCCATCTCTctctatatgaaaaaaaaatctagctgaTTTCACACTCCTTAGGTTAAGATGCTAATTTCAGATTTCATGAATCAATAAAAGGCTGTGCTAAAATAACAGGAGAAAGAGGCTTGCCAGAAGGACAATAATCTCAACCAACTTGCACTCCCTTAGACTCATAGAATTGGACCACTGTGTCCCTATTGTTCAAGCCAGAAATCCAAAATGAAGCATTCACAGCAACTGTCTGGACTGTGCTTGGATATTCAGTGAGGGCAGCTCACTGTTTTGTTTGGTGACTGGGTCTGTTGAAACTGCTCTCCTGAAGTTGCTCTTAACGTTTAATCAAAAGCTACCATAAGCAAGCCTTTATTGCACTCTAGGACGATAGAGAATAGGTATTTTGAACTTCAAGTATCGCCCCTTCAAGTGTTTGACATATGGGTATCACATCTCACCTGTCTTCTCAAGGCAGAACATAGTTCTTTCAAGCCATCCCTTTTGTTGGATGCATCTTATGCTTAAGTAATCCTGACTCTATCCTGTGCCTCCCCTGGTGCCTTTATTAAGCTTTATGTTGTCAGATGCCCTTTAAGAGCATTAGAGACATACGCTTTCCTTGGATGGTTCCCTATTTTAAACAGAGACCACTAATAGGCTGGGTGTTTTTTGGTATGCCCTGCTGGTATGAATTTTGTTGAAAAATGACTTCCCAGAATATGGTTCTGTCTGATCTCTCTCATATTCAACATCTTTCCACCCTCCATATTTATTATGTGTCTGCATAAAAGATTTTATATATAGGAGCAGCTTTGGATATGTGGGTTGCCTGTTATATAAATATTGTGTTCACAGAACAAATGTTCCCCCCAAAAGAACAAATGACTGTTATTTACATAACATGGTAAGCATAGTTCATTTTAATGCTGCTTTGTATTAATGGCTTGACATATGGTGCAAACCCAGCCTATTTAATGGTTCAAAATGGGCTGGTAATCAAGTTAAGCCTATTCTGTAAATGTAGTCATTGAGTATTATATATTAACAAAATTGCCTGCAATCTCTCTTAGAAATATTACTGTGCTTAGATGGATTTATTCCATTTTCTCCCCTCTGAATTATTATTAAGCTATTGTCAGAATCATTTTCCCACCATCAGAATTGACAACTTTTAGAGCTAATAAACTGGAGATTCATCACAAgcttctttcttgttcttttgcAGTTtgaaaactatcttggtggggaATCCTCTGGACAACACCGTGGATTTGTCTGGCATCCCATTGACTCTAAAGGAATTAGACCGGGTTATCTCATACCTCCAGCACAGTTCTGAGTATGTTGAAAATGTGGAGCTTTGCTTCACAGAGCTGACAGATGAGATGTTCCTCCTGCTTTTGCCAGTTCTCAGTGCCCTACCTCGCCTCACAACTCTTTCCCTTAATGGCAACAGGCTTACAAAGACCATCCTCCGGGACCTGACTGAAGCTCTGAAGGACACCAGAAATTTCCCCAGTATGACTTGGATTGATCTGGGCAATAACGTGGACATATTCTCTCTGCCACAGCCTTTTCTGGTCAGCCTTAAGAAACGAAGCCCTACCCAAAGCAATCTCCCAACTATTCTTGAGTTTGGTGAAGGTCAGGTGAGTGACCTTGAGAGCCAAGAAGGTCTTTCGTCACAGGACGAGGACCAAAATGGTGGCAGCCTAGATGATGCTAAGACCAGGCAGGTATGGACAGGTGAAGCTATTGAGGTTAAACTGCTGCCCAATGAATCTACAAACCGAGAACAGATTTCTACCAGGTTGTTTCGAACATGAAATACAGTTGCCTCATTTGCCTAGGACGTGCCAAATGGATCCCTTTATAACAACAAAGGATCTTGGCTAGTTTATGTTGATGAAGCTCTCTTCTAATAAATACTTTCCTTAATCTGCAGGACCAAAAAGGGGAGACCAAATTGCAGACAAAATTGGCTGCAATTCACGTATTAACGATGTGCTACAATTTGAACCGTTATATAGAATTATGGAAGGGGCTATTTAGGCCATGGAGTCCAACTATCTGCTCAGTGCAGTATCCAAATTAAAGAATCCCTGTAATTCCTGAGACCCTGTAGTCACCACAGAGGTGATTACTAGTTGACTCTTTGGTTTGAGAGCATAAGAGACATGTAAGAAAATGCAATGCCACTATTGAggcttttttttccaagttaaacAATTTCTAGTTAAATACACTAATCAATCAGAATTTTCATATTAGGTATACAGATAATTCTGCATTCATTTTCATTAGTTTTTACTTTCCAAATGAATTATCTTGAATATAAATTTTAGGGGGAAAACTTCCAGGCTTGGAGAGGAAAAATTTTTTAATCCCATGGATTAAACAGAAATGTTAACCAGCTCACCAAAACAAGTTTGAATGTGTTTTATGAATAACCACTGCCAAGAAGGTAACTATCACTACTGTACCttctgtatttcattttcttccaacaTTTACTCTCTCCTGCCCCAAACAAGCTATGGATGTATGTTCCTATCTCAGGATGATATGCCATGAACCTGATGAATTTGGCTGTGGTCCACCAGTTTTATTTGTAAAATCTTAAGGTGCTACAAGACTGGTTTTCAAATGTAATTTATCATGAGCCAGTAGTGAGAGCCAGCAGGGCTGAAAAAATGGTACCCCCTGAACTCATACTGCCTCTAGAGTGAAGAGGAAAACCCACTGGCAACagttctgtatatatttttttcttctaccaTTTCCCTCTATACAAGCCTAGCCATTTAATATAAACTTTTCCAAATACCACAGGACAAACAAGATACTATATGTTGGTGGACGATACAGTAGATTAGATTGGTTCATAAAGCAAACATCAGTACAAATGAAGAAATCTCATTCCCTTCAGTTTCAGTGGGTGTGAATCAGTGGTATTTAAAAACATGTGCCTTCCTGCTGGGGGATGCCCTCTCTGCTTAAGCAGCCCTTGCTTTAGGCACCAGGGAGTGAAGCAAATGAGTGACGGCAGTTCCGTGCATTTGTTGCAATTGTGTAAAGTTGCTGTAATTTACCATACAGACTTTGTAGAAAGTGCGTGCAGCTGCTTTCAGTTACTCTGGATTTTCAATCACTGTGACACAGAAGAGACAGTAATCTGTGGAATTCAGCTTGTCTCAACTTTTCCTAATGTCCTTGGGTACCTGGATTCATTAAATACTTATGGGAGCTTTAGTCAGCGACATTTTGCAGCACTCAATTGTCATGAGGTAAATCCTGGCTTTGTTGCTTTTCTACACTACCAGTGAAGAGTCTTGCCCAACTTGACTATCTCATTCATTTCCTTGTGAGCTTTCAATGCCATAGTTTTGGTACATTAAAAGCACTTCACCCTGGCAAGTTTGAAGAGCACCTGGTAATGACAGATACTTTCAGTGGGCTCTGCCCTTTAATTGCTAGGCCTAGCCTTCTTTAAGGATGAGGTGGGTGGGAGTGTCTCATAACCAGATGCATCTGACCAATTTTCAGGATTCTTTCCTTTGTTACCTTTTTTCCTCCTGAGCCATCTTTTTCCCTACGCTCTACTGCAAAGTTGGCTATTGTGTCCATTTTCAGTACTTGCATGTTCTTTCAATAGGTTAAATCTGGTACTTCATAGAAAACCAGCAGTTCCATATTGTCCTAGTTTGCATGTAGCCAGAGCCTTTTATATGCTTTGTCAACAAATAAAACTTGTCTGAAAGATCATTGTTTCTCTTAGCGAAAAATGCATATCAAGGGAATGGGAAGCTAAGCAGTCTTGCGCAAGTGCTGAATGGGGCTCAGCAGTCATTGCATTGAATTATACAGGGAGGATGAGTAGCAAACAATCATGCACTGTGTGAGAAGTTACACCTTCCATGAAGTTTTTATCCATGGTCACTTCAACCCCATTCATTCAAAACAGTTTGGGGGCTTCACAATAGTCTTGGTTAAAGTTTGCTTGGCTTCTTTGCAATTTGTATCACATGAACGGTCTGTACATGAACATGTGAATTTTCTTAAAGGGGGGATAAAATAAGGTGCTGGAATTGTCAAGCTGCTGCCTGCCAGAATAAAAGTAACATGATGTTGGCTAGTCCCTTAATTGCAATATAATCAGAAAGCCAGGAACTCACATAAGATGGTAAAGCAACTCAAAATCTGCAACTGGGGCTAATTTATCCTTCCATGGAGTTGGTCTAACAGcacaaaaagcttttaaaaaaaagtccatatCCTCTACCCACAACACTTTAGTAAACTGGCCCAACtcaaaattccaggaaaaaattaaGAGAATAAACATCTGTCAGCGCAACTGTTTATAAAGCAATGATTAACTTCACCCTAAAGCCAGGCattcttacaagatgatgctgtcaaggtaatgcatgctatatgccagcaaatttggaaaacacaagaatggccatcagattggaaaaaatcaacttatatccccataccaaaaaagggaaacacactaaagaatgttcaaactatcaaacagtggcactcatttcacatgccagtaaggtaatgctcaagatcctgcaaggtagacttcagcaattcatggagcgagaattgccagatgcacaagctgggtttagaaaaggcagaggaactagggaccaaactgccaatacccgctggataatggaaaaagccagggagtttcagaaaaacatctatttctgttttattgactattctaaagcctttgactgtgtggaccataacaaactgtggcaagttcttagtggtatgtggataccaactcatcttgtctgcctcctgaagaatctgtataacgaccaagtagcaacagtaagaacagaccacggaacaacggattggtttaagattgggaaaggagtacggcagggctgtatcctctcaccctacctattcaacttgtacgcagaacacatcatgcgacgtgctgggcttgaggaatccaaggctggagttaaaatcgctggaagaaacattaacaatctcagatatgctgatgataccactttgatggctgaaagcgaagaggaactcaggagccttatgatgaaggtgaaagaagaaagtgcaaaagctggcttgcagctaaacctcaaaaaaaaaccaagattatggcaaccagcttgattgataactggcaaatagagggagaaaatgtagacgcagtgaaagactttgtatttctaggcacgaagattactgcagatgctgactgcagtcaggaaatcagaagacgcttaatccttgggagaagagcaatgacaaacctcaataaaatagttaagagcagagacatcacactgacaacaaaggtccgcatagttaaagcaatggtgttccccgtagtaacatatggctgcgagagctggaccataaggaaggctgagagaaggaagatcgatgcttttgaactgtggtgttggaggaaaattctgagtgccttggactgcaagatcaaaccagtccatcctccaagaaataaagccagactgctcacttgagggaatattaaaggccaaactgaaatactttggccacctaatgagaagacaggacaccctggagaagatgctgatgctagggagagtggaaggcaaaaggaagagggaccgaccaagggcaagatggatggatgatattctagaggtgacggactcgtccctgggggagctggaggtgttgactgacaggaagctctggcgtgggctggtccatgaagtcacgaagagtcagaagtgactaaacgaataaacaacaaaagccagGCATTCACTTAATTGTATGCTTATATATTAACATTTTGAGCGCCACTTAATAAAAACTCACTTGTGCTAGGGAGCAATATCCAAGCTTCTTTATGCCTCCACAACTTTATTGCTATCTCTGGGTACAAGAGGCAAGCAATCATAAAATGAAcattcaggaaagaaaaatgcatCTTCCTGGGAGCCTCCCTTCCAAGGAACAATTATTACATCAATGACCATGATATAATGGCAGAAGATCCACTTGAATCTCCAACATGGGATTGAGATTCCCATGTTGAGAGCAGCAAAGGGGAACAGTAGTGTCATCAAACTTGAAATCTGAAATGTCTTTGGCTCGTATTTGATGCTTAACTGCAGTGTAGTCATTCACAATCACAATTCAAGCGCTACTAGGTGCAAACCTAGCCACGTTGGCTTCAACCTAGCCTTGACtgaaaatgcagatttttaaatGATATGCAGTCTGTATTTGCTTGAATTAATGTGTACAGTTCAGCCACTTACTTTTTCATGTAACCTGGGTAGATAGGCATTTAAAAGGACCAGAAGAGTTTTAATTTAGCCTTTTATGCCAAGTTTACTGCATATAAAACAGCTGCAGAATTGTTGCTTATATAACAGGCATATATAAAAAAACCTCAAGGGTTGAAGAATAATGGAAACTGGAAACAGTTGGGCTAGTCTGCTCCTCTTCTAACATAGCAGCGTCACTGTAAGATACATCTGCATACTGACCAGTATTCCTCTCTTTGTCACCTTCTGGCTGGACTACTGCAACCCATATtgcatagggctgcccttgaaggccattcAGAACCATCAGTTACTACAGCATCTGATTTGGGGCATATTTAGGTTCAACATTCCCTAACCACACTATTATAGGGGCTGTACtggctaccagttggcttctgggtgcaaatcAAAGTGGTAGTTGCCACTTCTAAAACCCTAGATGGCCCAGGATCTGGGAATACCACCTGTCTTTGGAGAGGCACAAGAGAGCTTGTTAAGGATCCCTTCCCTGAGGGAATGCCATCAGCAGGGACTCCGAACCCTGGCCCTTTCAGTGACCGTGTACAACAAAGAGAACAGAAGTCAGCCTGTAGGTTTACTTCCACAATAATGCAGGAAAGACTCTCTCTGTCCCCCAATATGTTGGTCTTCAGAGGCCCTCAAGAGAATGGTGGAGACTTTCAGTACAGCCTTTGAACACATTGAGTTGTAGCAGTATCTTATCTGTACAATCCTGAAACAGATTTTATGTTAAATTGGTTAACAACCTACCAGTATGTTTAAGCATAAAACATCAAAACGACTTTCCACTAACTTTCTACTTGTTTGTGTTAGTAATGGCTTCTTATATGAAGTTtgtaaacattcatttttaacacACTTGAGGAAGAAGGGTGGTATCCTTAAGCAGTATTCCTGGGCAATTAATTAAACCCCTATCTCTGCATATCCctctgaaaataaaatgcagaaatcaATCCCAAGCAAAATACATCATCATTCCAGCCCTCCAGATTAGAGATTTTGCTTAGTATGACTGTGCTTATTTGAAGATTGCTTTCAAATTGTGTGAACTGCCAGATGGGGTCTAAGCTGCACAAAGGGTCAACTGGATACATACCTACTTCTGAGGTGCATCTTGCAAGTATATTCTTCTCTTCTAAACTCTTTGTAATGCATCTCCAGTCTGATTTTAACTGTGAACAAGGGCAGTACAATTAGCATATATCTAAAAGTATCTTCAAGCAAATCTGGAGGAACTTCATTCACTGCTTGTGTCTTCTCTCAAacagggaagtcaaaaaaaaTCTTGCCTTGTCCAGATTTTGATTTGCCTGAAATCCAGAACAACCAAAGCTGGTTTATTAGAACTTCTGATATGATGGTTCTGGGTTTGAAATacttttcttgtattttccacATAGGCTTACaagttaaagcagcctttctcaaccttttgaccctggaggaacccttgaaatatttttcaggcctcggggaatccctgcactttcaggctcaaatataagccataagttacaaaattattatatttggtttatgtgtaggcttgtatatatgcattaacagtgttcttaaactaaagaatgaaacttatctctaatgtgaagttgcccaaatgtgaaataattttttaaataaatcatgaacttccagggaacccctagtgacctcttccaagggtgccatggaaccctggctgagaaaccctgagccATCCACTTGCCTTACCACATCTTTCCAGCCAAAGTGCCATTTCAATCACAACTGCTCATCTTGGACGACAGCTTCCAGCTCCCTGAAGAAAGAAGGACAGGCTTGTATTAAGGGTGTTTGGGAGGACAATGGTTTTCCCTCCGTAAGGGCTACTCAGAAAGAACCTTCTCAACAGCAAGCGTCTGCCGGTAATTCCAGCATATATAAGGTTTATATCATCATGGTGAGCCTTCATTCCACAGTATCCAACTTCAGAGGCTTTTAAGTTTACCTTTGGCTGTTTCTTGGGCAGTTCAACCCTTAGGATAGACGAGGCAGGTGACATCCCCCTCCTGCTTTTTGAGGTCAGATTCCACATGGCAATAGCAGGAAACCTGTAATACAATCCACGAGAAGATAAACGAGAAAGTATCTAAAAAAGGGTATTTCTGTAATGGCGGTGGAAGCTTAGGCCTatctcctctccttttctgtCCGGACTGATGCTAGGCCAGTCTCGGGGTGGGAAAAATAACGGcgggggagaggagagaagagtaTTTCGCGGTCAGCCACGAGGAGTCTTTCGTCAGTTCTCGCATCTGACGGCACTTCCTATCTCGGCATCATCACCCCGCGAAGGGAGAAGAAAGGCGGGGGAAAGAAATTAAAGCCTCGCTCTCGGCCTACGCGAGGCGC contains:
- the LRRC75A gene encoding leucine-rich repeat-containing protein 75A, yielding MGAKQTKGCSLPGSTGSGSGSSSSPQGPLSASRRRILPSRDRGNFLASLVVRSSEKFGKGAGGSGGSLPPYHRRIVLIQDMLRMVKQGRHEEATDLLKHLRQDLGMESTSLDDVLYRYASFRNLVDPITHDLIISLARYIHCPKPEGDSLGAMEKLCRQLTYHLSPHSQWRRQGMVKRKPQACLKTILVGNPLDNTVDLSGIPLTLKELDRVISYLQHSSEYVENVELCFTELTDEMFLLLLPVLSALPRLTTLSLNGNRLTKTILRDLTEALKDTRNFPSMTWIDLGNNVDIFSLPQPFLVSLKKRSPTQSNLPTILEFGEGQVSDLESQEGLSSQDEDQNGGSLDDAKTRQVWTGEAIEVKLLPNESTNREQISTRLFRT